The following coding sequences lie in one Sesamum indicum cultivar Zhongzhi No. 13 linkage group LG9, S_indicum_v1.0, whole genome shotgun sequence genomic window:
- the LOC105171007 gene encoding coiled-coil domain-containing protein R3HCC1L isoform X4: MESSGGASKRNWTEAVEDLLHDGEVEQAISLLESTVSNLENELEKEELENKNGGEFSSSTADQLSTALQDLSKLYSAKGYSLRADEILSRALQVKHTKGFPEARLSQNDAATSAKQGCDVNTSNLQDDGFPQESCSEDDRSPEELLPSECLPGVSELSLEDSKAQERRRRGRGTFSYNTQGLYSDNKSDEPVIDDSESSSVADAEDQEKRTLLYGSHHVLVLSGFPPSIRTTDLEKLLEKFKESFVIRWVNDRTSLAVFKTPSIALEASNSIQWPFNVRVLQEDDQLLRSIPPRDLEPPRQRPPTSARTAQRMIAQGMGIRLPTTFGSAELRRQEEARRNRLAARQNMRDEAWGDDEGDAK, from the exons ATGGAGAGCAGCGGCGGAGCGAGCAAGCGCAACTGGACGGAGGCGGTGGAAGACCTACTGCATGACGGTGAAGTCGAGCAAGCCATTTCTCTTCTTGAATCCACAGTCTCCAATCTTGAAAACGAATTAGAAAAGGAAGAACTTGAGAATAAAAATGGTGGAGAATTCTCGTCCTCCACAGCTGATCAGTTGTCTACTGCTCTTCAAGACTTGTCGAAGCTTTATTCTGCTAAAGGCTACTCTCTAAGAGCCGATGAAATTCTCTCTCGTGCACTCCAAGTCAAACACACAAAAGG ATTTCCAGAAGCTCGGCTTTCGCAAAATGATGCTGCTACTTCTGCAAAACAAG GCTGTGATGTGAATACTTCAAACTTACAGGATGATGGCTTCCCACAGGAGAGCTGTTCAGAAGATG ATCGGTCTCCAGAGGAGTTACTTCCATCAGAATGTTTGCCAGGGGTGTCTGAACTCTCCCTGGAAGACTCAAAAGCTCAAGAGAGAAGGAGACGAGGAAGGGGAACATTCTCATACAATACACAGGGCCTGTACAGTGATAACAAGTCTGATGAACCTGTTATTGATGACTCTGAAAGTAGTTCTGTCGCCGATGCTGAAGACCAGGAAAAAAGAACTC TATTGTATGGTTCACACCATGTTCTTGTGCTGTCTGGTTTCCCCCCAAGCATTCGGACAACTGACCTAGAGAAGCTGCTGGAAAAATTCAAAGAGAGTTTTGTGATTCGCTGGGTGAATGATAGGACATCACTTGCAGTGTTTAAAACACCATCTATTG CTCTTGAGGCCAGTAACTCCATCCAATGGCCATTTAATGTACGTGTACTTCAAGAGGACGATCAACTTTTGCGCTCAATTCCACCAAGAG atcTGGAGCCGCCCCGTCAGAGGCCTCCGACATCGGCAAGGACTGCTCAAAGAATGATCGCACAGGGAATGGGAATAAGACTGCCTACAACCTTTGGATCAGCAGAACTCAGGAGACAAGAAGAAGCCAGGAGAAACCGCCTTGCTGCCAGACAAAACATGAGGGACGAGGCTTGGGGTGATGACGAAGGCGATGCAAAGTAG
- the LOC105171007 gene encoding uncharacterized protein LOC105171007 isoform X3, producing MESSGGASKRNWTEAVEDLLHDGEVEQAISLLESTVSNLENELEKEELENKNGGEFSSSTADQLSTALQDLSKLYSAKGYSLRADEILSRALQVKHTKGFPEARLSQNDAATSAKQGCDVNTSNLQDDGFPQESCSEDDWEALADRSPEELLPSECLPGVSELSLEDSKAQERRRRGRGTFSYNTQGLYSDNKSDEPVIDDSESSSVADAEDQEKRTLLYGSHHVLVLSGFPPSIRTTDLEKLLEKFKESFVIRWVNDRTSLAVFKTPSIALEASNSIQWPFNVRVLQEDDQLLRSIPPRDLEPPRQRPPTSARTAQRMIAQGMGIRLPTTFGSAELRRQEEARRNRLAARQNMRDEAWGDDEGDAK from the exons ATGGAGAGCAGCGGCGGAGCGAGCAAGCGCAACTGGACGGAGGCGGTGGAAGACCTACTGCATGACGGTGAAGTCGAGCAAGCCATTTCTCTTCTTGAATCCACAGTCTCCAATCTTGAAAACGAATTAGAAAAGGAAGAACTTGAGAATAAAAATGGTGGAGAATTCTCGTCCTCCACAGCTGATCAGTTGTCTACTGCTCTTCAAGACTTGTCGAAGCTTTATTCTGCTAAAGGCTACTCTCTAAGAGCCGATGAAATTCTCTCTCGTGCACTCCAAGTCAAACACACAAAAGG ATTTCCAGAAGCTCGGCTTTCGCAAAATGATGCTGCTACTTCTGCAAAACAAG GCTGTGATGTGAATACTTCAAACTTACAGGATGATGGCTTCCCACAGGAGAGCTGTTCAGAAGATG ACTGGGAAGCTCTTGCAGATCGGTCTCCAGAGGAGTTACTTCCATCAGAATGTTTGCCAGGGGTGTCTGAACTCTCCCTGGAAGACTCAAAAGCTCAAGAGAGAAGGAGACGAGGAAGGGGAACATTCTCATACAATACACAGGGCCTGTACAGTGATAACAAGTCTGATGAACCTGTTATTGATGACTCTGAAAGTAGTTCTGTCGCCGATGCTGAAGACCAGGAAAAAAGAACTC TATTGTATGGTTCACACCATGTTCTTGTGCTGTCTGGTTTCCCCCCAAGCATTCGGACAACTGACCTAGAGAAGCTGCTGGAAAAATTCAAAGAGAGTTTTGTGATTCGCTGGGTGAATGATAGGACATCACTTGCAGTGTTTAAAACACCATCTATTG CTCTTGAGGCCAGTAACTCCATCCAATGGCCATTTAATGTACGTGTACTTCAAGAGGACGATCAACTTTTGCGCTCAATTCCACCAAGAG atcTGGAGCCGCCCCGTCAGAGGCCTCCGACATCGGCAAGGACTGCTCAAAGAATGATCGCACAGGGAATGGGAATAAGACTGCCTACAACCTTTGGATCAGCAGAACTCAGGAGACAAGAAGAAGCCAGGAGAAACCGCCTTGCTGCCAGACAAAACATGAGGGACGAGGCTTGGGGTGATGACGAAGGCGATGCAAAGTAG
- the LOC105171007 gene encoding coiled-coil domain-containing protein R3HCC1L isoform X2, translated as MESSGGASKRNWTEAVEDLLHDGEVEQAISLLESTVSNLENELEKEELENKNGGEFSSSTADQLSTALQDLSKLYSAKGYSLRADEILSRALQVKHTKGPEKQYSEHRKMVESCGIASFWLENVQLQFLMFLQIFLLTIFPEARLSQNDAATSAKQGCDVNTSNLQDDGFPQESCSEDDRSPEELLPSECLPGVSELSLEDSKAQERRRRGRGTFSYNTQGLYSDNKSDEPVIDDSESSSVADAEDQEKRTLLYGSHHVLVLSGFPPSIRTTDLEKLLEKFKESFVIRWVNDRTSLAVFKTPSIALEASNSIQWPFNVRVLQEDDQLLRSIPPRDLEPPRQRPPTSARTAQRMIAQGMGIRLPTTFGSAELRRQEEARRNRLAARQNMRDEAWGDDEGDAK; from the exons ATGGAGAGCAGCGGCGGAGCGAGCAAGCGCAACTGGACGGAGGCGGTGGAAGACCTACTGCATGACGGTGAAGTCGAGCAAGCCATTTCTCTTCTTGAATCCACAGTCTCCAATCTTGAAAACGAATTAGAAAAGGAAGAACTTGAGAATAAAAATGGTGGAGAATTCTCGTCCTCCACAGCTGATCAGTTGTCTACTGCTCTTCAAGACTTGTCGAAGCTTTATTCTGCTAAAGGCTACTCTCTAAGAGCCGATGAAATTCTCTCTCGTGCACTCCAAGTCAAACACACAAAAGG CCCAGAAAAACAATACTCGGAACACAGAAAGATGGTAGAATCTTGCGGGATTGCTAGTTTCTGGCTGGAGAACGTTCAACTTCAGTTTTTGATGTTCTTGCAAATTTTCTTGCTAACTAT ATTTCCAGAAGCTCGGCTTTCGCAAAATGATGCTGCTACTTCTGCAAAACAAG GCTGTGATGTGAATACTTCAAACTTACAGGATGATGGCTTCCCACAGGAGAGCTGTTCAGAAGATG ATCGGTCTCCAGAGGAGTTACTTCCATCAGAATGTTTGCCAGGGGTGTCTGAACTCTCCCTGGAAGACTCAAAAGCTCAAGAGAGAAGGAGACGAGGAAGGGGAACATTCTCATACAATACACAGGGCCTGTACAGTGATAACAAGTCTGATGAACCTGTTATTGATGACTCTGAAAGTAGTTCTGTCGCCGATGCTGAAGACCAGGAAAAAAGAACTC TATTGTATGGTTCACACCATGTTCTTGTGCTGTCTGGTTTCCCCCCAAGCATTCGGACAACTGACCTAGAGAAGCTGCTGGAAAAATTCAAAGAGAGTTTTGTGATTCGCTGGGTGAATGATAGGACATCACTTGCAGTGTTTAAAACACCATCTATTG CTCTTGAGGCCAGTAACTCCATCCAATGGCCATTTAATGTACGTGTACTTCAAGAGGACGATCAACTTTTGCGCTCAATTCCACCAAGAG atcTGGAGCCGCCCCGTCAGAGGCCTCCGACATCGGCAAGGACTGCTCAAAGAATGATCGCACAGGGAATGGGAATAAGACTGCCTACAACCTTTGGATCAGCAGAACTCAGGAGACAAGAAGAAGCCAGGAGAAACCGCCTTGCTGCCAGACAAAACATGAGGGACGAGGCTTGGGGTGATGACGAAGGCGATGCAAAGTAG
- the LOC105171006 gene encoding E3 ubiquitin-protein ligase PUB23, with protein sequence MEEAYEVEIPCHFLCPISMQLMKDPVTVSTGITYDRESIEKWLFSRKNPTCPVTKQELFNTDLTPNHTLRRLIQAWCTLNAFERIPTPKPPVDRSQIVKLLNEAKNSPKSQLVCLQRLRSIARRNESGKNHLQAAGAVHFLLSVVRKNEDAFSRDEALSLLQEMELSDSDLKTFLSENGGILDSLIQVLETGDCQNRTVAMMLLKSAFYVADPADLIGSRPELFTHIVHILRDRISQQATKAALKLLVELCPWGRNRIKAVDAGAVAALIELLLETADRRACELVLTVLDQLCGCAEGRAELLRHGCGLAVVSKKILRVSHAASERGVRILSSISKYSANSWVLQEMLQVGVASKLCLVLQVEASLKTKERAKEILRLHSRVWRDSPCIPPHLLTSYPST encoded by the coding sequence ATGGAAGAAGCATATGAAGTTGAAATCCCGTGTCACTTTCTGTGTCCCATCTCCATGCAGCTCATGAAAGATCCTGTCACGGTCTCAACCGGGATAACTTACGACAGAGAAAGCATCGAGAAATGGCTGTTTTCGCGCAAGAATCCGACATGCCCCGTCACGAAACAGGAGCTTTTTAACACGGATCTGACCCCAAACCACACTCTCCGGCGACTGATCCAGGCTTGGTGCACTCTCAATGCATTTGAAAGAATACCCACCCCGAAGCCCCCCGTTGACAGATCCCAGATTGTAAAGCTCCTGAATGAAGCCAAGAATTCGCCGAAATCGCAGCTTGTTTGTCTCCAGAGACTCAGATCGATCGCGCGCAGAAACGAAAGCGGCAAAAACCATCTCCAGGCCGCGGGGGCGgttcattttcttctctccGTTGTAAGGAAAAACGAGGACGCCTTCTCCAGGGACGAAGCTTTGAGCCTTCTGCAAGAAATGGAGTTGTCTGATTCAGATTTGAAGACATTTTTGTCAGAAAATGGAGGGATCCTGGATTCCTTGATCCAAGTACTGGAAACTGGAGATTGTCAGAACCGGACTGTAGCCATGATGTTATTGAAATCCGCATTCTATGTAGCCGACCCCGCAGATCTGATCGGGTCAAGGCCCGAGTTATTCACCCATATAGTCCACATTTTGAGAGACAGGATATCCCAGCAGGCCACGAAGGCAGCACTTAAGCTGCTGGTGGAGCTCTGTCCATGGGGGAGGAACCGGATCAAAGCGGTGGACGCCGGCGCCGTTGCCGCCCTGATCGAACTCCTTCTTGAAACGGCCGACAGAAGGGCCTGTGAGCTTGTCCTGACGGTTTTGGATCAGCTGTGCGGCTGCGCCGAGGGCCGGGCGGAGCTGCTGAGACACGGGTGCGGATTGGCCGTCGTCTCCAAGAAAATACTCAGGGTTTCTCACGCAGCAAGCGAGAGGGGTGTAAGAATCCTGAGCTCGATTTCAAAGTATTCAGCGAATTCCTGGGTTCTTCAAGAAATGCTGCAAGTCGGGGTTGCGTCAAAGTTGTGTTTGGTGCTGCAAGTGGAAGCGAGTCTGAAGACTAAAGAGAGGGCTAAAGAAATCCTGCGGTTGCATTCTAGGGTTTGGAGGGATTCTCCATGTATTCCTCCACATTTGCTTACTTCTTATCCATCTACttag
- the LOC105171007 gene encoding uncharacterized protein LOC105171007 isoform X1 encodes MESSGGASKRNWTEAVEDLLHDGEVEQAISLLESTVSNLENELEKEELENKNGGEFSSSTADQLSTALQDLSKLYSAKGYSLRADEILSRALQVKHTKGPEKQYSEHRKMVESCGIASFWLENVQLQFLMFLQIFLLTIFPEARLSQNDAATSAKQGCDVNTSNLQDDGFPQESCSEDDWEALADRSPEELLPSECLPGVSELSLEDSKAQERRRRGRGTFSYNTQGLYSDNKSDEPVIDDSESSSVADAEDQEKRTLLYGSHHVLVLSGFPPSIRTTDLEKLLEKFKESFVIRWVNDRTSLAVFKTPSIALEASNSIQWPFNVRVLQEDDQLLRSIPPRDLEPPRQRPPTSARTAQRMIAQGMGIRLPTTFGSAELRRQEEARRNRLAARQNMRDEAWGDDEGDAK; translated from the exons ATGGAGAGCAGCGGCGGAGCGAGCAAGCGCAACTGGACGGAGGCGGTGGAAGACCTACTGCATGACGGTGAAGTCGAGCAAGCCATTTCTCTTCTTGAATCCACAGTCTCCAATCTTGAAAACGAATTAGAAAAGGAAGAACTTGAGAATAAAAATGGTGGAGAATTCTCGTCCTCCACAGCTGATCAGTTGTCTACTGCTCTTCAAGACTTGTCGAAGCTTTATTCTGCTAAAGGCTACTCTCTAAGAGCCGATGAAATTCTCTCTCGTGCACTCCAAGTCAAACACACAAAAGG CCCAGAAAAACAATACTCGGAACACAGAAAGATGGTAGAATCTTGCGGGATTGCTAGTTTCTGGCTGGAGAACGTTCAACTTCAGTTTTTGATGTTCTTGCAAATTTTCTTGCTAACTAT ATTTCCAGAAGCTCGGCTTTCGCAAAATGATGCTGCTACTTCTGCAAAACAAG GCTGTGATGTGAATACTTCAAACTTACAGGATGATGGCTTCCCACAGGAGAGCTGTTCAGAAGATG ACTGGGAAGCTCTTGCAGATCGGTCTCCAGAGGAGTTACTTCCATCAGAATGTTTGCCAGGGGTGTCTGAACTCTCCCTGGAAGACTCAAAAGCTCAAGAGAGAAGGAGACGAGGAAGGGGAACATTCTCATACAATACACAGGGCCTGTACAGTGATAACAAGTCTGATGAACCTGTTATTGATGACTCTGAAAGTAGTTCTGTCGCCGATGCTGAAGACCAGGAAAAAAGAACTC TATTGTATGGTTCACACCATGTTCTTGTGCTGTCTGGTTTCCCCCCAAGCATTCGGACAACTGACCTAGAGAAGCTGCTGGAAAAATTCAAAGAGAGTTTTGTGATTCGCTGGGTGAATGATAGGACATCACTTGCAGTGTTTAAAACACCATCTATTG CTCTTGAGGCCAGTAACTCCATCCAATGGCCATTTAATGTACGTGTACTTCAAGAGGACGATCAACTTTTGCGCTCAATTCCACCAAGAG atcTGGAGCCGCCCCGTCAGAGGCCTCCGACATCGGCAAGGACTGCTCAAAGAATGATCGCACAGGGAATGGGAATAAGACTGCCTACAACCTTTGGATCAGCAGAACTCAGGAGACAAGAAGAAGCCAGGAGAAACCGCCTTGCTGCCAGACAAAACATGAGGGACGAGGCTTGGGGTGATGACGAAGGCGATGCAAAGTAG
- the LOC105171153 gene encoding E3 ubiquitin-protein ligase PUB24 yields MDDIEIPRYFLCPISLQIMKDPVTTVTGITYDRESIEQWLVTASPSENAVCPVTKQPLARTADLTPNHMLRRLIQAWCTTNAVDRIPTPKSPLHRSILLKLIRELRKSDQSDSFLHVNALKKLDELAGETKNHQLMAEAGVPKAVAHFVLRCVKEGRFSGLEEALRVLQRTWAPTSENKRLLEDNMDFVKSMWWVLSSDLENAVKTHAAIVLKSVLEVASLGLKERLEFDFFTQMVKLLRANTISQQGVRALLHVLIETCPCGRNRTKIVEAGAVLELIEMELCNPDKKTTELIFCLLALLCSCADGRQQLLKHAGGIAVVAKRLLRVSAAVDDRALCIMESIARFSATREVVMEMLRVGAVSKLCMVLQADCAIYLKKKAREILRLHSNCWSNSPCIQVYLLTRYAR; encoded by the coding sequence ATGGACGACATCGAAATCCCTCGATACTTCCTCTGCCCGATCTCGCTCCAGATCATGAAAGACCCCGTCACCACCGTCACCGGCATAACCTACGACCGTGAGAGCATTGAACAGTGGCTCGTCACTGCCTCGCCGTCGGAAAATGCTGTCTGTCCCGTCACGAAGCAGCCCTTGGCTCGGACCGCGGACCTGACCCCGAACCACATGCTCCGGCGGCTGATCCAGGCCTGGTGCACCACCAACGCCGTCGATCGAATTCCGACTCCGAAGTCTCCGCTCCACAGGTCTATACTCCTCAAACTCATCCGAGAGTTAAGGAAAAGTGATCAAAGTGATAGTTTCTTGCATGTAAATGCTCTCAAGAAACTGGACGAGCTCGCCGGCGAGACCAAGAACCACCAGTTGATGGCGGAGGCCGGTGTGCCGAAAGCGGTGGCTCACTTTGTTCTGAGGTGTGTTAAAGAAGGTAGATTCTCGGGTCTTGAGGAAGCGTTAAGAGTTCTCCAACGTACATGGGCTCCGACGAGCGAGAACAAGAGGCTTCTGGAAGACAACATGGATTTCGTCAAATCCATGTGGTGGGTTCTGAGTAGCGACTTAGAGAATGCTGTCAAAACCCATGCGGCTATAGTCTTGAAAAGCGTGTTAGAAGTTGCAAGTTTGGGTCTGAAAGAGAGGTTGGAGTTCGATTTCTTCACACAAATGGTGAAACTTCTACGTGCAAACACGATTTCTCAACAGGGTGTAAGAGCCCTGCTCCACGTCCTGATAGAAACGTGTCCTTGCGGGAGAAACAGAACCAAGATAGTCGAAGCCGGAGCAGTTCTCGAGCTGATCGAAATGGAATTATGCAACCCGGATAAGAAAACCACCGAGCTGATATTCTGCCTGTTGGCCCTCTTGTGTTCTTGCGCCGACGGCCGGCAGCAACTGCTGAAGCACGCCGGCGGGATAGCGGTGGTGGCGAAGAGGCTGCTGAGAGTATCCGCGGCGGTGGATGATCGGGCGCTGTGTATAATGGAGTCGATTGCGCGATTCTCCGCCACACGGGAGGTGGTTATGGAGATGTTGAGGGTGGGGGCGGTGTCGAAGCTGTGCATGGTGCTGCAAGCGGATTGCGCGATCtatttgaagaagaaagcGAGAGAGATTTTGAGGTTGCATTCGAATTGTTGGAGCAATTCGCCGTGTATACAGGTTTATCTGTTAACTAGGTATGCTAGGTAG
- the LOC105171008 gene encoding BEL1-like homeodomain protein 1: protein MYFQGSSEIQADALQTLYLMNPNYVGYSDNHHQPQPNILFSNSATAATVQALNPALMHHAPPAQAQHFVGIPLSHDPSRPSSVLGQQEDIQATHSTIPRFQYNIRGLFDQAATGNQTNVCQQTHQGLSLSLSPHQTGFDHGQSSIRMVSPKNCSSPSLTTTDQTNEVNTMQSVIIGSKYLKAAQELLDELANVQKETPIGRPEAGRMDKAKAKAKITKESTVGDEDGNKGGGADLTTAQRQEIQMKKAKLSSLLDEVEHRCRQYHHQMQIVVASFEQVAGIGSAKSYTQLALKTILKQFRCLKAKISAQIKALNKSLGEEESFGDKFEGSRLKYVDHQLRQQRALQQLGMVQNSAWRPQRGLPERAVSVLRAWLFEHFLHPYPKDSDKQMLARQTGLTRSQDSNWFINARVRLWKPMVEEMYLEETKNQEQISASQDNTPKELGSKSNTRPEHNSTRTARIDHHQQQLNDLQSRPILNLQVPSPTEISASTVITPATGPTRPGFAQLISPLNTQSPPEKKRRNEAQDNSPSSILSVEMEMKGRETKEDCFPGPYGIGEVGRFNNFQGNNFSLTLALPPSETSQGAEGQYFLSRVNGMNQAAGSNPGYENILDFQGRKPFRVQLLPDFVA, encoded by the exons ATGTACTTCCAAGGAAGCTCAGAAATCCAGGCTGATGCCCTTCAGACACTTTATCTCATGAACCCTAATTACGTAGGGTACTCTGACAACCACCACCAACCTCAGCCCAACATCCTCTTCTCGAATTCCGCCACCGCCGCCACCGTACAAGCCCTCAACCCCGCCCTGATGCACCACGCGCCGCCGGCTCAGGCTCAGCACTTTGTGGGTATCCCACTATCTCATGATCCCAGCCGGCCGTCGTCGGTTCTTGGGCAGCAAGAAGATATCCAGGCAACCCACAGCACAATCCCACGTTTCCAGTATAATATACGGGGCTTATTTGATCAGGCTGCAACTGGAAATCAGACAAACGTGTGCCAACAAACACATCAGGGCCTGTCTCTCAGCCTTTCGCCGCACCAAACTGGATTTGATCATGGGCAGTCTTCGATAAGGATGGTTTCACCAAAAAATTGTTCATCTCCGTCTCTAACTACTACGGATCAGACTAACGAAGTCAATACTAtgcaaagtgtaataataggTTCTAAGTATCTCAAGGCTGCCCAAGAACTTCTTGATGAACTGGCGAATGTCCAAAAAGAAACCCCAATAGGCCGGCCGGAGGCCGGGCGGATGGATAAGGCAAAGGCAAAGGCAAAGATAACCAAAGAGTCTACTGTTGGAGATGAAGATGGTAATAAAGGTGGTGGTGCTGATCTTACAACAGCTCAAAGGCAGGAGATTCAGATGAAGAAAGCTAAACTTAGTAGCCTGTTGGATGAG GTGGAGCACAGATGCAGACAGTACCATCACCAGATGCAAATAGTTGTAGCATCATTTGAGCAGGTGGCAGGGATTGGATCTGCAAAATCATACACTCAGCTCGCCCTGAAAACAATCTTGAAGCAATTCCGGTGCCTGAAAGCCAAAATATCCGCACAAATAAAGGCCTTAAACAAGAGCCTGGGAGAGGAAGAAAGCTTCGGGGATAAGTTTGAGGGCTCGAGACTTAAGTATGTCGATCATCAGCTCCGGCAGCAGCGGGCGTTGCAGCAGCTGGGAATGGTGCAAAACAGCGCCTGGAGACCCCAGAGAGGTTTGCCTGAAAGAGCTGTCTCGGTTCTTCGGGCTTGGCTTTTCGAGCACTTCCTTCACCC TTACCCTAAGGATTCAGACAAACAAATGTTGGCTAGGCAGACAGGGCTTACCAGGAGTCAG GACTCTAACTGGTTCATAAATGCTCGAGTTCGGCTCTGGAAACCCATGGTGGAGGAAATGTACCTGGAAGAAACGAAGAATCAAGAACAGATCAGTGCCTCTCAGGATAACACACCCAAGGAATTAGGCTCCAAATCCAACACCCGGCCCGAGCATAATAGCACAAGAACAGCCAGAATAGATCATCATCAGCAGCAGCTCAATGACCTCCAATCCAGACCTATACTCAACCTGCAGGTTCCTTCTCCCACAGAGATATCGGCTTCAACAGTCATCACACCCGCGACAGGGCCGACCCGGCCTGGATTCGCCCAACTCATCTCTCCACTGAACACACAAAGCCCACCCGAAAAGAAACGAAGAAACGAAGCTCAGGATAATTCTCCAAGCAGCATTCTCTCAGTTGAAATGGAAATGAAAGGCAGAGAGACAAAGGAGGACTGCTTTCCAGGCCCGTACGGAATTGGTGAAGTTGGCAGGTTTAACAATTTCCAGGGAAATAATTTCTCTCTGACTCTCGCACTTCCCCCGTCTGAAACTTCACAGGGAGCCGAGGGGCAGTACTTCCTGTCCAGGGTGAATGGAATGAATCAGGCTGCGGGTTCAAATCCAGGTTATGAGAACATTCTTGATTTCCAGGGCAGGAAGCCCTTTCGGGTCCAGCTCTTGCCTGATTTTGTGGCCTGA